One genomic segment of Myxococcales bacterium includes these proteins:
- a CDS encoding serine/threonine protein kinase, producing the protein MSGARTRIRPGDLIADRYRIESALGAGGMGIVFAATDLKSGAPVAIKILSAHLSDTATGHARFLREARASATIESAHAIRVLDTDTHDGTPFMVMERLEGFDLARVIASRDALPVPMAALALRQACEGISAAHEASLVHRDIKPSNLFVARDADGAERVVVLDFGISKATHAFGDTTELTATTEVFGSPRYMSPEQIRSAKNVDARTDVWSLGVVAYELLTGERPFAADALPALSAMILEEDPAPLSARRAEIPKELEAIVLRCLAKKPEARFATAHELGAALAPFSTTAPLALLDGVTIDGSVANAGAPKSTRTLPPPMPLVAPPDPADAIATRHEPREATPARAAKRRSTYFVVGLGAALAAGGLGAASIVLGPKTPPAAPLPSASASAAGCVVRGAQSYPSPWQAFRSSIAATDSGAVVSQWMREDGLIKTWMFETRTPGSEIAHRFRYELAGVPSQGDTRSVISDFGDEPVVVTSTWQSAIKPPRTFLALTNLAPPGARSARARAGLLRKRRPI; encoded by the coding sequence ATGAGCGGTGCTCGCACGCGCATCCGGCCGGGCGACCTCATCGCTGACCGCTACCGCATCGAGAGCGCCCTCGGTGCGGGCGGCATGGGGATCGTCTTCGCCGCGACGGACCTCAAGAGCGGCGCGCCCGTTGCCATCAAGATTCTCTCCGCGCACCTGAGCGACACGGCGACGGGACACGCGAGGTTTTTGCGGGAGGCTCGGGCATCGGCGACGATCGAGAGCGCTCACGCCATTCGCGTCCTCGACACAGACACGCACGACGGCACCCCCTTCATGGTGATGGAGCGTCTGGAGGGCTTCGACCTCGCTCGCGTCATCGCCTCGCGTGACGCACTCCCCGTGCCGATGGCTGCCTTGGCCCTACGTCAGGCCTGCGAAGGCATCTCCGCGGCGCACGAGGCCTCCCTTGTGCACCGCGACATCAAGCCATCAAACCTGTTCGTTGCCCGCGACGCAGATGGGGCGGAGCGCGTCGTGGTGCTCGACTTCGGCATCTCGAAGGCGACGCACGCATTCGGCGACACCACGGAGCTGACGGCCACGACCGAGGTCTTCGGCTCGCCTCGCTACATGTCGCCGGAGCAAATCCGAAGCGCCAAAAACGTCGACGCGCGGACGGATGTCTGGTCCCTCGGCGTGGTCGCCTACGAGCTCTTGACGGGCGAGCGCCCCTTCGCGGCGGACGCGCTGCCTGCGCTCTCCGCGATGATTCTCGAGGAGGACCCGGCCCCATTGAGCGCGCGACGGGCCGAAATTCCCAAAGAGCTCGAGGCCATCGTGCTCCGCTGTTTGGCGAAGAAGCCCGAGGCTCGTTTTGCGACCGCCCATGAGTTAGGGGCGGCGCTTGCGCCGTTTTCGACGACGGCACCGCTCGCGCTGCTCGATGGCGTCACGATCGACGGGAGCGTCGCGAACGCGGGCGCGCCGAAGAGCACGCGCACGTTGCCGCCGCCGATGCCGCTCGTCGCGCCGCCTGACCCGGCTGACGCCATCGCCACGCGACACGAACCGCGCGAGGCGACGCCCGCGCGAGCCGCGAAGCGGCGCTCGACGTATTTCGTCGTCGGCCTCGGAGCCGCGCTCGCTGCCGGCGGCCTCGGGGCAGCGTCGATCGTCTTGGGCCCTAAGACACCGCCCGCCGCTCCGCTGCCTAGCGCCAGCGCCAGCGCGGCCGGCTGTGTCGTGCGAGGCGCGCAGTCCTATCCGAGCCCATGGCAGGCGTTTCGGAGCTCGATCGCGGCCACCGACTCGGGCGCCGTCGTGTCGCAATGGATGCGCGAAGACGGGTTGATCAAGACTTGGATGTTCGAGACGAGGACGCCCGGCTCGGAGATCGCGCACCGGTTCCGCTACGAGCTCGCGGGTGTGCCATCCCAGGGCGACACGCGCAGCGTCATCAGCGACTTTGGCGATGAGCCGGTCGTCGTGACCTCCACCTGGCAGAGTGCAATCAAACCGCCGCGGACCTTTCTCGCGTTGACCAACCTCGCGCCGCCAGGGGCCCGTTCCGCCCGCGCTCGGGCCGGGCTGTTGCGCAAGAGACGACCGATCTAG
- a CDS encoding RNA polymerase factor sigma-32: MAKGRRNDSGDAESGRDATPEGGEAPATAVVAAPVKRSARSAPRPAKGAVEDDDEEAGDGEADGEDDEPEAVDAELVDDDAIVGAAEPADDEVVETDEVIEAPASKSEGALTRFDPMAAYLREVQRHPLLTPEATKELAIRFQTTQDPAAAAMLVTSNLRLVVKIAYEYRRAYKNIMDLVQEGNIGLMQAVKRYDPYRGVKLSTYAALWIRAYILRYVINNWRLVKLGTTQVQRKLFFNLRKKRAELQAMGIDPTHAEIAKQLDVPEHEVAEMDVRLASGEKSLDAPVGDADGSSTTRIDLMPATGDGPEALAASEEMQTLLKAKLGEFRVTLEGKEKDLAIFDERLVADEPLTLQELGDRFGISRERVRQLEQRLTTKLRLFLSEELGDATEVL, translated from the coding sequence GTGGCCAAGGGTCGACGAAACGATAGCGGCGACGCCGAAAGCGGGCGTGACGCCACTCCCGAGGGCGGTGAGGCCCCGGCGACGGCCGTGGTTGCGGCGCCCGTCAAACGGTCCGCGCGCTCCGCGCCACGACCGGCGAAGGGCGCGGTCGAAGACGACGACGAGGAAGCCGGCGACGGCGAAGCGGACGGCGAAGACGACGAGCCGGAGGCCGTCGACGCCGAGCTCGTCGACGACGACGCCATCGTGGGCGCCGCGGAGCCAGCCGATGACGAGGTCGTCGAGACCGATGAGGTCATCGAGGCACCGGCGAGCAAGAGCGAGGGCGCGCTTACGCGCTTCGATCCGATGGCCGCGTACCTCCGCGAGGTCCAGCGCCACCCGCTCCTCACGCCGGAAGCGACCAAGGAGCTGGCGATCCGATTCCAAACGACGCAGGACCCCGCCGCCGCCGCCATGCTCGTGACGTCGAACCTCAGGCTCGTCGTCAAGATCGCCTACGAGTACCGGCGCGCCTACAAGAACATCATGGACCTCGTGCAAGAAGGCAACATCGGCCTCATGCAAGCGGTCAAGCGCTACGACCCCTACCGCGGGGTCAAGCTGTCGACCTACGCGGCGCTCTGGATCCGCGCGTACATTCTTCGCTACGTCATCAACAACTGGCGGCTCGTCAAGCTGGGCACCACGCAGGTCCAGCGCAAGCTCTTCTTCAATCTCCGAAAGAAGCGCGCCGAGCTCCAAGCCATGGGCATCGATCCGACGCACGCCGAGATCGCCAAGCAGCTCGACGTCCCCGAGCACGAGGTCGCCGAGATGGACGTGCGGCTCGCGTCCGGCGAAAAGTCCCTCGATGCGCCTGTTGGCGACGCCGACGGAAGCTCCACGACGCGCATCGACTTGATGCCCGCGACGGGCGACGGCCCGGAGGCCCTCGCCGCTAGCGAGGAGATGCAGACGCTCCTCAAGGCGAAGCTCGGCGAGTTCCGCGTCACGCTTGAGGGCAAAGAGAAGGACCTGGCGATCTTCGACGAGCGACTGGTTGCCGACGAGCCGCTCACGCTCCAGGAGCTCGGCGATCGCTTCGGCATCTCGCGGGAGCGCGTCAGGCAGCTCGAACAGCGGCTCACGACGAAGCTCCGCCTGTTCTTGAGCGAAGAGTTGGGCGACGCGACCGAGGTCCTTTGA
- a CDS encoding KOW motif-containing protein, with product MPDAADPDPAGRLLHRLRAREPGSTPPGPAAAAFQPGARVKVLRGPFMGKSGVVQELDGRGGARVMLGLLSARIDVGDLVSAADGGRDKPTLSSSHRKPR from the coding sequence GTGCCCGACGCCGCCGACCCCGATCCCGCGGGCCGGCTCTTGCACCGGCTCCGCGCCCGTGAGCCCGGCTCAACGCCGCCGGGGCCGGCGGCGGCGGCGTTTCAGCCTGGGGCCCGCGTGAAGGTCTTGCGGGGGCCGTTCATGGGCAAGTCCGGCGTCGTGCAAGAGCTCGACGGTCGCGGCGGTGCGCGCGTGATGCTGGGGCTCCTGTCGGCCCGCATCGACGTCGGCGACCTCGTGAGCGCCGCCGATGGCGGGCGCGACAAGCCGACGCTCTCCTCCTCTCACCGAAAGCCCCGCTGA
- the rsmI gene encoding 16S rRNA (cytidine(1402)-2'-O)-methyltransferase has protein sequence MTLYVVATPIGNLEDITLRAVRILREAPCVAAEDTRHSMALLQHLGIAGKRVVSLHAHSTDAQVERLATLLEEGQDIALLTDAGTPVVSDPGDALVRAAIVRGVTVVPIPGPSAVLTALVGSGLGGGAFRFVGFLPREGTSRSEALASVASATECVLVFESPNRVRATLEDLAAIAPTRPACVARELTKMHEEFTRGTLAELAALEREWLGEVTLVLGAQDRPGASVTDDALDERIDAELAKGGHAKGVAERLAAWSGRARRDVYERVVARKQKGRS, from the coding sequence TTGACGCTCTACGTCGTCGCGACGCCCATCGGCAACCTCGAGGACATCACGCTCCGCGCCGTGCGCATCTTGCGCGAGGCGCCGTGCGTCGCTGCCGAGGACACGCGCCACTCGATGGCGCTCTTGCAGCACCTCGGCATCGCGGGCAAACGTGTCGTCTCGCTCCACGCGCACTCCACAGACGCGCAAGTGGAGCGACTGGCGACGCTGCTCGAGGAAGGCCAAGACATCGCCCTCTTGACCGACGCCGGCACTCCCGTCGTCAGCGATCCCGGCGACGCGCTGGTGCGCGCCGCGATCGTGCGCGGCGTCACCGTGGTGCCGATCCCCGGCCCGAGCGCCGTCTTAACAGCGCTCGTGGGCAGCGGCCTCGGCGGCGGCGCGTTCCGCTTCGTGGGCTTTCTCCCGCGCGAAGGGACGTCACGAAGCGAAGCTCTCGCGAGCGTCGCGAGCGCGACCGAGTGCGTCCTCGTCTTCGAGTCACCGAACCGCGTCCGAGCGACGCTTGAGGACCTCGCGGCCATCGCACCGACACGCCCCGCCTGCGTGGCCCGCGAGCTCACGAAGATGCATGAAGAGTTCACGCGCGGCACCCTGGCGGAGCTGGCAGCGCTCGAGCGCGAGTGGCTCGGCGAGGTGACGCTCGTGCTCGGCGCACAAGACAGGCCCGGCGCCTCCGTCACCGACGACGCGCTCGACGAACGCATCGACGCTGAGCTCGCGAAGGGCGGTCACGCCAAGGGCGTCGCCGAGCGCCTCGCGGCCTGGAGCGGCCGCGCGAGGCGCGACGTCTACGAGCGCGTCGTCGCGCGCAAGCAGAAGGGTCGCTCTTGA
- a CDS encoding ABC transporter ATP-binding protein, with protein sequence MSVTPRKAPKKDSARRAEERLRAFHEEGAVEKTHDLRLLWNLYPFVRPHRWFLVLSLVTLLLLTGLRLTIPVLMGRVVERAGASDPEGILHTGLMLAATTVVVQLLAFGQVYSMQVVGARAMADLRLHVFKFLHTRKLGFFDKTPVGRLVTRATNDVDALGELFASGVLNAMGDFLLLLGIVVMMLVLDWRLSLIAFAALPIVGLIVNAVRKRSRQAFRDIRTKTARLNAFLNEQVSGIAVVQAFGKEASMADEFDDINLAYRDANKRAIYYEALLDAAIEMVSTLCIASVLWWAGVHRLGAFAVSFALVVTFTQYIRQFFEPVSLLSQRYTMLQSAMSGAERIFELLSETSTEKEPTAAEAERPRSSDREEAIALEHVTFAYKAGVPVLREVTLTAKRGERIALVGATGSGKTTILGLLLRLYDVQEGVVRVLGRDVTATPRRELREQFSVVPQDVFLFAGTVLSNVAMSDASPDRKRAASALERIGALELFKRRGADAGGGPSVDAWLDARVDERGANFSAGERQLLAFARAIYRDAPILVLDEATASVDSDTEAQLQKASLAVMAGRTSLIIAHRLSTIRAADRIVVLHKGRIVEVGTHDELMRQGGVYSRLYRLQFARGTKEEAAVS encoded by the coding sequence GTGAGCGTCACCCCGAGGAAGGCCCCCAAGAAGGACTCGGCGCGACGCGCCGAGGAGCGTCTGCGCGCGTTCCACGAAGAAGGTGCCGTGGAGAAGACGCACGACCTTCGGCTCCTCTGGAACCTCTACCCCTTCGTGCGGCCGCACCGGTGGTTCCTCGTGCTCTCACTCGTGACGCTCCTCTTGCTGACGGGCCTTCGCCTGACGATCCCGGTGCTCATGGGGCGCGTCGTGGAGCGCGCCGGCGCCTCCGACCCGGAGGGCATCTTGCACACGGGCCTCATGCTCGCGGCGACCACCGTCGTGGTGCAGCTCTTGGCCTTCGGTCAGGTCTACAGCATGCAGGTCGTGGGCGCGCGCGCCATGGCCGATCTGCGCCTCCACGTCTTCAAGTTCCTCCACACTCGCAAGCTCGGCTTCTTCGACAAGACGCCTGTCGGCCGCCTCGTCACGCGGGCCACCAACGACGTCGACGCGCTCGGCGAGCTCTTCGCCTCGGGCGTGCTCAACGCCATGGGAGACTTCCTGCTCCTGCTCGGCATCGTCGTGATGATGCTCGTGCTCGATTGGCGCCTCTCGCTCATCGCCTTCGCTGCGCTGCCCATCGTTGGGCTCATCGTCAACGCCGTGCGAAAGCGCTCGCGGCAGGCCTTCCGCGACATTCGCACCAAGACGGCGCGCCTCAACGCCTTTCTCAACGAGCAGGTGAGCGGCATCGCCGTGGTTCAGGCCTTCGGCAAAGAGGCCTCGATGGCCGATGAGTTCGACGACATCAACCTCGCGTACCGTGACGCGAACAAGCGCGCCATCTACTACGAAGCGCTCCTCGACGCGGCCATCGAGATGGTGTCGACGCTGTGCATCGCGAGCGTCTTGTGGTGGGCCGGCGTGCACCGGCTCGGCGCCTTCGCCGTCTCCTTCGCGCTCGTCGTGACCTTCACGCAATACATTCGGCAGTTCTTCGAGCCCGTGAGCCTCTTGTCGCAGCGCTACACCATGTTGCAGTCGGCCATGTCCGGCGCCGAGCGCATCTTCGAGCTCTTGTCCGAGACGTCGACCGAGAAGGAGCCGACAGCCGCGGAGGCCGAACGCCCCCGGTCCAGCGACCGCGAGGAGGCCATCGCCCTCGAGCACGTCACCTTCGCCTACAAGGCCGGCGTTCCCGTGCTCCGCGAGGTCACGCTCACGGCGAAGCGCGGCGAGCGCATCGCGCTCGTTGGCGCGACAGGCTCCGGGAAGACCACCATCTTGGGCCTTCTCCTGCGCCTCTACGACGTGCAGGAGGGCGTGGTTCGCGTCTTGGGGCGCGACGTGACCGCAACGCCGCGGCGCGAGCTCCGCGAGCAGTTCTCCGTGGTGCCACAAGACGTCTTCTTGTTCGCGGGCACGGTGCTCTCGAACGTCGCCATGAGCGACGCCTCGCCGGATCGCAAGCGCGCGGCCTCCGCGCTCGAGCGCATCGGCGCCCTTGAGCTCTTCAAGAGGCGCGGCGCCGACGCCGGCGGCGGCCCTTCGGTCGATGCGTGGCTCGACGCGCGCGTCGACGAGCGCGGCGCGAATTTCAGCGCCGGCGAGAGGCAGCTCCTCGCCTTCGCGCGGGCCATCTACCGCGACGCGCCGATCCTCGTGCTCGACGAAGCGACGGCGAGCGTCGACTCGGACACCGAGGCGCAGCTTCAGAAGGCCTCGTTGGCCGTCATGGCGGGCCGCACCTCGCTCATCATCGCCCACCGCCTCTCGACGATTCGCGCTGCCGACCGCATCGTGGTCCTCCACAAGGGCCGCATCGTGGAGGTCGGCACCCACGACGAACTGATGCGGCAGGGCGGCGTCTACTCGCGCCTCTACCGGCTCCAGTTCGCCAGAGGCACCAAGGAAGAAGCGGCCGTCAGCTAG
- a CDS encoding PEGA domain-containing protein, with protein sequence MHRLVRVLFLCTLALVTADPALAQRPKAPVAAPIRPKPLAESLEGQARSEYLAARVLFDDGDFATALEKYKSVYGKASDPRLLWNLAACHKNLRRYARASVLLRQYVKEGGALLTSEDIKEAEELLKVIDELTVPVTITVSEPDAEVFLEDEAIGRSPFKATVLVDLGQRRFRVQKAGFRPIVSTHQIGPIKEVTFKLEPQRAGLELTIPPTARATLDGQPLGQGPRIVTGEVPVGPHTLRIEAPQMRPYQGEVVLEDGKTRTLAIDLERDLTQFGEVRVAVGCADPRIRTPDDGLVVFIDDSTDSASPLGVRMRIEGGREVPAYVPFTVTSGAHRVRVRLTGCEELSIAVTPTAAQPSVVTGMLPPTNPWFNATPAGTPDGLRVSAGLSTGTIEFAKFDQLFSALSTAERTSAGLALAGPSVSGGFVWRWFTALLDLRYLVGSSAGGVGVAYDGAAPVARPLEASFSTADLGLRGGLRVPIHSATFGLGVGASTGLFTIDAATEKTTHSYTRPFGWASLEAKPLCDFGVGVAFSGGAAVMDFDEGSRAARAAPGLDTSTLFHVSYEPNVLCRNTRAGRYRLEAAAAASPTAAAPTSPPGTNLTASPPTPAQTGEAR encoded by the coding sequence ATGCACAGGTTGGTGAGGGTCCTTTTTCTGTGCACCCTCGCGCTCGTCACCGCCGACCCCGCGTTGGCGCAGCGCCCCAAGGCGCCGGTCGCCGCGCCGATCAGGCCGAAGCCGCTTGCGGAATCTCTCGAGGGGCAAGCACGAAGCGAGTACCTCGCGGCCCGTGTTCTCTTTGACGACGGTGACTTCGCCACGGCTCTCGAGAAGTACAAGTCTGTCTACGGCAAAGCGAGCGACCCTCGTCTCCTCTGGAATCTCGCAGCGTGCCACAAGAACCTTCGACGCTACGCGCGCGCGTCGGTGTTGCTCCGCCAGTACGTGAAGGAGGGCGGAGCGCTGCTTACGTCGGAAGACATCAAGGAGGCGGAGGAACTCCTCAAGGTCATCGACGAGCTGACGGTGCCCGTCACCATCACCGTCAGCGAACCCGACGCCGAAGTGTTTCTGGAGGATGAGGCGATTGGGCGCTCCCCCTTCAAGGCCACCGTTCTCGTCGATCTCGGGCAGCGTCGTTTTCGCGTCCAAAAGGCGGGCTTTCGGCCCATCGTCTCTACCCACCAGATCGGACCCATCAAGGAAGTGACCTTCAAGTTGGAGCCGCAACGCGCGGGCCTCGAGCTGACCATTCCGCCGACGGCGCGCGCCACCCTCGACGGACAACCGCTAGGCCAAGGTCCCCGGATCGTGACGGGCGAGGTCCCGGTCGGGCCGCACACGCTCCGCATCGAGGCGCCGCAGATGCGCCCCTACCAGGGTGAGGTGGTGCTCGAAGACGGAAAGACGCGGACGCTCGCCATCGACCTCGAGCGCGACCTCACTCAGTTTGGCGAGGTACGCGTCGCGGTCGGATGTGCCGATCCGCGTATCCGGACGCCCGACGACGGCCTCGTCGTCTTCATCGACGACAGCACCGACTCGGCGTCGCCGTTGGGCGTGCGCATGCGCATCGAGGGTGGCCGCGAGGTCCCGGCCTACGTTCCGTTTACCGTCACGTCGGGTGCCCATCGCGTTCGCGTTCGCTTGACCGGCTGCGAAGAGCTCTCCATCGCCGTGACGCCGACGGCGGCTCAGCCCAGTGTCGTCACAGGCATGCTCCCGCCGACGAATCCGTGGTTCAACGCGACGCCGGCGGGAACGCCCGATGGCCTCCGTGTCAGCGCCGGCCTGTCCACCGGCACGATTGAATTCGCCAAGTTTGACCAACTCTTTTCGGCGTTGTCGACGGCGGAGCGCACTTCGGCGGGGCTCGCGCTCGCGGGGCCCAGCGTCTCCGGGGGCTTCGTCTGGCGTTGGTTCACCGCGCTGCTCGACCTCCGCTACCTGGTCGGCTCGTCGGCCGGCGGCGTCGGCGTTGCCTACGACGGAGCCGCGCCTGTCGCGAGACCCCTCGAGGCTAGCTTCTCGACCGCCGATCTCGGCCTCCGCGGCGGGCTCCGCGTTCCCATTCACTCGGCGACCTTTGGCTTGGGGGTCGGCGCCTCGACGGGCCTCTTTACCATCGACGCCGCAACCGAGAAGACGACGCACAGCTACACCAGGCCCTTCGGATGGGCCTCGCTCGAGGCCAAGCCGCTCTGCGACTTCGGCGTCGGCGTCGCGTTCTCAGGCGGCGCTGCTGTGATGGACTTCGATGAAGGGAGTCGCGCGGCGCGCGCGGCGCCGGGGCTCGACACGAGCACGCTGTTCCACGTCTCCTACGAGCCCAACGTCCTTTGCCGCAACACACGCGCGGGACGCTACCGCCTCGAAGCGGCCGCCGCAGCGTCGCCCACGGCTGCTGCGCCCACGTCGCCGCCGGGTACGAACCTCACCGCTTCGCCGCCGACGCCGGCGCAGACTGGAGAAGCACGATGA
- a CDS encoding ABC transporter ATP-binding protein, with product MNRIDWKSKQAIDLIFSDHPGDAWWPAALMLLLAVVAFVTRVASRWFMFNAGRDVEYDLRRLLLSRLHKLGAAFYRTMPAGEIMSRSSGDLMQVRLLFGFGILNVVNVVFAFASALQVMLAVSLKLTLVSFVALPILVLTTRGFSRGFYLRTKATQEALGRLSEVLQTNLAGVRVVRSFALEERELVRFDVASRAYLEASLGLARLRGFMQPIMGAASAAGMLVFFWVGGSLLLKSPAAGGISKGDFFAFSQALTRMAWPMIALGFSLSILQRGRASYARLKEIFDAVPEVTDGSRPRPLAPKGHVTVKALSFAYGKRVVLDAVSFDLPPGRSLAVVGRTGSGKSTLAMLLARLLPTPRESVFLDGIDVCDLPVEFVRGTVGYAQQDAFLFSTTVANNVGFSVPDPDEAAERVREAASEAHVLEEMMSLPDQLDTVVGERGVQLSGGQKQRVALARALVSEPPVLVLDDPLSAVDAKTERAILDAISRQAAKRSVLLITHRVAAAARCDRVIVLDAGRIVDSGTHDELVTRGGLYAAFAEEQRVANEMAELSLEEPSETPPPVSSVSGGASP from the coding sequence ATGAACCGCATCGACTGGAAGTCGAAGCAGGCCATCGACCTCATCTTCAGCGATCACCCTGGCGACGCGTGGTGGCCTGCGGCGCTCATGCTCCTCTTGGCCGTCGTGGCCTTCGTGACGCGGGTCGCGAGCCGCTGGTTCATGTTCAACGCCGGCCGCGACGTCGAATACGACCTGCGGCGCCTCTTGCTCTCGCGGCTCCATAAGCTCGGTGCCGCGTTCTATCGCACGATGCCGGCCGGCGAGATCATGAGCCGCTCCAGCGGCGACTTGATGCAAGTGCGCCTCTTGTTCGGCTTCGGCATCCTCAACGTCGTCAACGTGGTCTTCGCCTTCGCGAGCGCGCTCCAGGTCATGCTCGCCGTCTCCCTGAAGCTCACGCTCGTGTCGTTCGTGGCGCTGCCCATCTTGGTCTTGACGACGCGCGGCTTCTCGCGCGGCTTCTACCTTCGCACCAAGGCCACGCAGGAGGCCTTGGGGCGCCTCAGCGAGGTGCTCCAGACGAACCTCGCCGGTGTGCGCGTCGTTCGGAGCTTCGCGCTCGAGGAGCGCGAGCTCGTTCGCTTCGACGTCGCGAGCCGGGCGTACCTGGAGGCCAGCCTCGGCCTCGCGCGGCTCCGCGGCTTCATGCAGCCCATCATGGGCGCTGCCAGCGCCGCCGGCATGCTCGTCTTCTTCTGGGTCGGCGGCTCGTTGCTCCTCAAGTCTCCCGCCGCGGGCGGCATCAGCAAGGGCGATTTCTTCGCCTTCTCGCAAGCGCTGACGCGCATGGCGTGGCCGATGATCGCGCTGGGCTTCTCGCTCTCGATCCTCCAGCGCGGTCGCGCCAGCTACGCTCGCCTGAAGGAGATCTTCGACGCCGTGCCCGAGGTGACGGACGGCTCGCGGCCGCGTCCCTTGGCGCCAAAGGGCCACGTCACGGTGAAGGCTCTCTCCTTCGCGTACGGCAAGCGCGTCGTCCTCGACGCCGTGTCCTTCGACCTGCCGCCGGGAAGGTCGCTCGCCGTCGTCGGGCGCACCGGCTCCGGCAAATCGACCCTCGCGATGCTTTTGGCGAGGCTCCTGCCGACGCCGCGCGAATCGGTGTTCCTAGACGGCATCGACGTGTGCGATCTGCCGGTGGAGTTCGTTCGCGGCACCGTGGGTTACGCGCAGCAAGACGCGTTCTTGTTCTCCACGACGGTGGCCAACAACGTGGGCTTCTCCGTCCCCGACCCCGATGAGGCGGCGGAGCGCGTCCGCGAGGCCGCCAGCGAGGCGCACGTGCTCGAAGAGATGATGTCCTTGCCGGACCAGCTCGACACCGTCGTCGGCGAGCGCGGCGTGCAGCTCTCCGGCGGGCAGAAGCAGCGCGTGGCCTTGGCGCGCGCGCTTGTGTCGGAGCCGCCGGTGCTCGTCCTCGACGATCCCTTGAGCGCGGTGGACGCGAAGACCGAGCGCGCCATCTTGGACGCGATCTCACGGCAAGCGGCGAAGCGCAGCGTCTTGCTCATCACGCACCGCGTGGCCGCGGCGGCCCGGTGCGATCGCGTCATCGTGCTCGATGCCGGTCGCATCGTCGACAGCGGCACCCACGACGAGTTGGTGACGCGCGGCGGACTCTACGCGGCCTTCGCCGAGGAGCAGCGCGTGGCCAACGAGATGGCCGAGCTCAGCCTTGAAGAGCCAAGCGAGACGCCGCCGCCCGTCAGCTCCGTGTCGGGAGGAGCTTCGCCGTGA